Proteins encoded in a region of the Phaenicophaeus curvirostris isolate KB17595 chromosome 1, BPBGC_Pcur_1.0, whole genome shotgun sequence genome:
- the GTF2E1 gene encoding general transcription factor IIE subunit 1, translating into MTDPDVLTEVPAALKRLAKYVVRGFYGIEHALALDILIRNPCVKEEDMLELLKFDRKQLRAVLNTLKGDKFIKCRMRVETAPDGKTTRHNYYFINYRLLVNVVKYKLDHMRRRIETDERDSTNRASFKCPICFSTFTDLEANQLFDPRTGTFRCTFCETEVEEDESAMPKKDARTLVARFNEQIEPIYALLRETEDVNLAYEILEPEPTEIPALKQSKERAAGTGSGTAAGLAGGHHREAWTTKGPSYEDLYTQNVVISMEDQEDINRSAGEGKPVRERPIWLRESTVQGAYDPDEIKDGGRDLDAFQEREEGRAALDDNEEVMRALLIHEKKTPSASTVAIGGAAPLSSANASDSESETSESEEESPPRPPTTATTMYGLEDEDEDEEFEVVAEDPTVTVAGRPHSYSQVSQCPELVAQMTPEEKEVYIAMGRRMFEDMFD; encoded by the exons ATGACTGACCCAGACGTCCTCACTGAGGTCCCAGCAGCTCTCAAACGCCTTGCTAAATATGTGGTGCGTGGCTTTTATGGCATTGAACATGCTTTGGCTCTGGACATACTCATCAGGAACCCCTGCGTGAAGGAAGAGGACATGTTAGAGCTCCTTAAGTTTGATAGGAAGCAGTTGCGGGCTGTCCTCAACACCCTCAAGGGTGACAAGTTCATCAAATGCAGGATGCGAGTAGAGACAGCTCCAGATGGCAAAACCACTCGTCATAACTACTACTTCATCAACTACCGCCTTCTGGTTAATGTGGTGAAGTACAAGCTGGACCACATGAGGAGGAGGATTGAAACGGATGAGAGAGACTCCACCAATCGCGCCTCTTTTAAATGCCCCATTTGCTTCAGCACTTTCACAGACTTGGAGGCCAACCAGCTGTTTGACCCCAGAACAG gaaCTTTCCGCTGTACTTTCTGTGAGACTGAAGTGGAAGAAGATGAGTCGGCGATGCCCAAAAAGGATGCAAGGACACTCGTGGCAAGATTTAATGAGCAGATTGAGCCCATTTATGCGCTGCTTCGTGAGACAGAAGATGTTAACTTAGCCTATGAAATCCTCGAGCCAGAACCTACAGAGATTCCTGCCCTAAAGCAGAG CAAGGAACGTGCAGCCGGTACTGGTTCAGGGACAGCAGCTGGCCTTGCAGGTGGACACCATCGGGAAGCATGGACTACAAAAGGACCATCATATGAGGACTTGTATACCCAGAACGTTGTCATCAGCATGGAGGACCAGGAGGATATTAACCGATCTGCAGGCGAAGGAAAGCCAGTTAGAGAGAGACCGATTTGGCTACGGGAGAGCACGGTGCAGGGGGCTTATGACCCCGATGAAATCAAAGATG GGGGCCGGGATCTGGATGCCTTCCAGGAGCGTGAGGAGGGCCGGGCAGCTCTGGATGATAATGAGGAGGTGATGCGTGCTCTGCTTATCCATGAGAAGAAGACACCTTCTGCTTCCACAGTCGCCATCGGAGGTGCTGCTCCTCTCTCCAGTGCCAATGCTAGTGACTCTGAGAGCGAGACAAGCGAGTCAGAGGAGGAATCCCCTCCCCGCCCTCCCACCACAGCCACCACAATGTATGGGCTggaggatgaagatgaagatgaagagtTTGAGGTGGTGGCAGAAGACCCCACTGTCACAGTGGCTGGGCGTCCACATTCATACAGCCAAGTGAGCCAATGCCCTGAGCTGGTGGCTCAGATGACGccggaagaaaaagaagtttacATAGCCATGGGGCGACGCATGTTTGAGGATATGTTTGATTAA